From Salvia splendens isolate huo1 chromosome 3, SspV2, whole genome shotgun sequence, a single genomic window includes:
- the LOC121794577 gene encoding 65-kDa microtubule-associated protein 8-like isoform X1: MGSLQKSNGGMGSLALLETSCGYLLQELQIIWDEVGEDKFEREKVLLELEQECVEIYRRKVDTANISRARLHQQLAESEAEFTHLLLSLGERSLPGRPEKMAGTLKEQLNSITPALREMQLRKEVRVKQFRVVQGQIHKISAEIAGQTEYNDSTSPVCVNENDLSLKKLEEFQNELQRLHSEKSDRLQRMENYISMIKNLSATLGMDSSLIITKVHPSLNELSGLSKNISDGILEKLDRTVKSLQSEKQTRFNKLQKLGKALSDLWNLMDTPNKDRQEYLQVANLSSMPSIAISTPGSLTLDMVQQAETEVKRLDQLKASKMKEFFFKKQIELEDICRRTHMEIPSRSEMEKIINQIDSGEIDHADLLTSMDEQISRAKEEAASRKVIMEKVEKWVLARDEELWLEEYSTDENRYSVRRGAHKNLKRAERARVMVNKIPALVDLLISKTKDWEDERKKVFLYDEVPLLAMLEEYHTLRKEKEDEKQRQWEQKKVQIKVVAEPDSPFGIRPGTSSRRLSDKSINGGFGSASLLNRKSSPGLQPMGPNSINSPSQGISSINVGKKTNRQRAYSQKRFSYHLREDTVSVVSSFSGPFSP, from the exons ATGGGATCCTTACAGAAATCAAATGGTGGGATGGGAAGTTTAGCATTGTTAGAGACATCGTGTGGCTACTTACTACAAGAATTACAG ATTATATGGGATGAAGTCGGAGAAGACAAATTTGAGCGGGAAAAGGTTCTGCTTGAACTTGAACAGGAGTGTGTCGAGATTTATAGAAGAAAAGTTGACACAGCTAACATTTCACGAGCTCGACTACATCAGCAGCTTGCAGAGTCCGAGGCTGAGTTTACTCATCTCCTCCTCTCACTTGGAGAAAGATCACTGCCAGGAAGG CCAGAGAAAATGGCAGGAACGCTAAAAGAGCAGCTAAATTCTATAACACCAGCACTAAGAGAGATGCAGTTAAGGAAAGAAGTACGAGTGAAGCAATTTCGAGTAGTACAAGGGCAGATTCATAAAATTTCTGCAGAAATTGCAGGTCAGACAGAGTATAATGATTCAACATCACCGGTTTGTGTCAATGAAAATGATCTTTCACTTAAGAAACTCGAGGAGTTCCAAAATGAGCTTCAGAGACTTCACAGTGAAAAG AGTGACAGACTTCAGAGGATGGAAAACTACATAAGCATGATAAAAAATTTGTCAGCCACTTTAGGAATGGATTCTTCATTGATCATAACAAAGGTGCACCCAAGCTTGAATGAATTATCAGGATTGTCAAAGAACATCAGTGACGGTATCCTGGAAAAGCTTGATCGCACAGTGAAATCCCTTCAATCAGAAAAACAAACACGATTTAACaag CTGCAAAAACTTGGTAAAGCATTGTCTGATTTGTGGAATCTCATGGATACACCCAATAAAGACCGTCAAGAATATCTACAAGTTGCCAATCTATCATCTATGCCATCAATAGCGATATCCACTCCTGGAAGCCTTACTCTGGACATGGTGCAGCAG GCTGAGACTGAAGTGAAGAGACTGGATCAGTTGAAAGCAAGCAAGATGAAAGAGTTTTTCTTCAAGAAACAAATAGAGCTTGAGGATAtatgcagaagaacacacatGGAAATACCATCACGATCAGAGATGGAAAAAATAATCAACCAAATAGACTCTG gGGAGATTGATCATGCTGATCTCCTCACAAGCATGGATGAACAGATATCAAGAGCTAAAGAAGAAGCTGCTAGCAGGAAGGTGATCATGGAGAAGGTTGAAAAGTGGGTATTGGCACGTGACGAGGAGCTATGGTTAGAAGAGTACAGCACG GATGAAAATCGTTATTCTGTTCGCAGAGGTGCTCATAAGAACCTTAAAAGGGCTGAGCGAGCCAGAGTGATGGTCAACAAGATACCAG CTTTGGTGGACTTGCTGATATCAAAGACTAAGGACTGGGAAGATGAAAGAAAGAAAGTCTTCTTGTATGATGAG GTTCCTCTATTGGCAATGCTTGAAGAGTACCATACGTTGAGGAAGGAAAAGGAAGACGAGAAACAAAGACAATGG GAACAGAAGAAGGTACAGATTAAAGTAGTAGCCGAGCCTGACAGCCCATTTGGAATAAGGCCAGGCACCAGCAGTCGGCGTCTTTCTGATAAAAGCATAAACGGAGGCTTTGGAAGTGCAAGCCTTCTAAACAGAAAATCTTCCCCCGGCTTACAGCCCATGGGACCAAACAGCATCAACTCACCAAGTCAAGGCATATCTTCCATAAACGTAGGAAAGAAAACAAACAGGCAAAGGGCATACAGTCAGAAAAGATTTTCTTACCATCTCAGAGAAGATACAGTTTCAGTTGTCTCATCATTTTCTGGCCCCTTCTCACCCTAG
- the LOC121794577 gene encoding 65-kDa microtubule-associated protein 8-like isoform X2, which produces MQLRKEVRVKQFRVVQGQIHKISAEIAGQTEYNDSTSPVCVNENDLSLKKLEEFQNELQRLHSEKSDRLQRMENYISMIKNLSATLGMDSSLIITKVHPSLNELSGLSKNISDGILEKLDRTVKSLQSEKQTRFNKLQKLGKALSDLWNLMDTPNKDRQEYLQVANLSSMPSIAISTPGSLTLDMVQQAETEVKRLDQLKASKMKEFFFKKQIELEDICRRTHMEIPSRSEMEKIINQIDSGEIDHADLLTSMDEQISRAKEEAASRKVIMEKVEKWVLARDEELWLEEYSTDENRYSVRRGAHKNLKRAERARVMVNKIPALVDLLISKTKDWEDERKKVFLYDEVPLLAMLEEYHTLRKEKEDEKQRQWEQKKVQIKVVAEPDSPFGIRPGTSSRRLSDKSINGGFGSASLLNRKSSPGLQPMGPNSINSPSQGISSINVGKKTNRQRAYSQKRFSYHLREDTVSVVSSFSGPFSP; this is translated from the exons ATGCAGTTAAGGAAAGAAGTACGAGTGAAGCAATTTCGAGTAGTACAAGGGCAGATTCATAAAATTTCTGCAGAAATTGCAGGTCAGACAGAGTATAATGATTCAACATCACCGGTTTGTGTCAATGAAAATGATCTTTCACTTAAGAAACTCGAGGAGTTCCAAAATGAGCTTCAGAGACTTCACAGTGAAAAG AGTGACAGACTTCAGAGGATGGAAAACTACATAAGCATGATAAAAAATTTGTCAGCCACTTTAGGAATGGATTCTTCATTGATCATAACAAAGGTGCACCCAAGCTTGAATGAATTATCAGGATTGTCAAAGAACATCAGTGACGGTATCCTGGAAAAGCTTGATCGCACAGTGAAATCCCTTCAATCAGAAAAACAAACACGATTTAACaag CTGCAAAAACTTGGTAAAGCATTGTCTGATTTGTGGAATCTCATGGATACACCCAATAAAGACCGTCAAGAATATCTACAAGTTGCCAATCTATCATCTATGCCATCAATAGCGATATCCACTCCTGGAAGCCTTACTCTGGACATGGTGCAGCAG GCTGAGACTGAAGTGAAGAGACTGGATCAGTTGAAAGCAAGCAAGATGAAAGAGTTTTTCTTCAAGAAACAAATAGAGCTTGAGGATAtatgcagaagaacacacatGGAAATACCATCACGATCAGAGATGGAAAAAATAATCAACCAAATAGACTCTG gGGAGATTGATCATGCTGATCTCCTCACAAGCATGGATGAACAGATATCAAGAGCTAAAGAAGAAGCTGCTAGCAGGAAGGTGATCATGGAGAAGGTTGAAAAGTGGGTATTGGCACGTGACGAGGAGCTATGGTTAGAAGAGTACAGCACG GATGAAAATCGTTATTCTGTTCGCAGAGGTGCTCATAAGAACCTTAAAAGGGCTGAGCGAGCCAGAGTGATGGTCAACAAGATACCAG CTTTGGTGGACTTGCTGATATCAAAGACTAAGGACTGGGAAGATGAAAGAAAGAAAGTCTTCTTGTATGATGAG GTTCCTCTATTGGCAATGCTTGAAGAGTACCATACGTTGAGGAAGGAAAAGGAAGACGAGAAACAAAGACAATGG GAACAGAAGAAGGTACAGATTAAAGTAGTAGCCGAGCCTGACAGCCCATTTGGAATAAGGCCAGGCACCAGCAGTCGGCGTCTTTCTGATAAAAGCATAAACGGAGGCTTTGGAAGTGCAAGCCTTCTAAACAGAAAATCTTCCCCCGGCTTACAGCCCATGGGACCAAACAGCATCAACTCACCAAGTCAAGGCATATCTTCCATAAACGTAGGAAAGAAAACAAACAGGCAAAGGGCATACAGTCAGAAAAGATTTTCTTACCATCTCAGAGAAGATACAGTTTCAGTTGTCTCATCATTTTCTGGCCCCTTCTCACCCTAG